A single window of Archangium gephyra DNA harbors:
- a CDS encoding glycosyltransferase, giving the protein MKPGGPGVRQADVVIPIYADAALTRSCIESVLRHTGEALGTLILVNDCSPDPEMAPMLRELRERHPGVVLLENEQNQGFVGSANRGMAVRTRDVVLLNSDTQVTSGWLTELLEVAYSSDRIAAVVPLSNNATICSVPAFFGETKREVLRDQELRLEELRPRFSELPTGVGFCLLLKDVVLNMLGGLDPVYGRGYNEENDWCLRAQRSGMMVVRANRALVYHLGSVSFGEERNELERRNARILLGRYPHYTRQVGDFSGTLEAQVAAHYVKRRLGKVSVCIDGRHILGVRVNGTGIYAAELVKALAAHTSLELSASVRTDEQRELFRSLDIPLVEGEKLPPGTQVLHRPAQVFHPEEMRFLLEAPAHSVITYQDLIAYRASTAHPNYDIYRNYRALSFALLHAAQAVIAISEHNRQELLSEFHLPPERVHVVYHGVDAETFRARDEQGNRRVLESRGLHGPFFLYAGSDHTHKNLRLLVEGYQMFRARWRGQTPPPSLVFMGPCSQVKGALYRETTWPEGVVYLGLLPASEVRVFFQEALAYVYPTTYEGFGLPVLEAMAAGTPVLCSSLTSVPEVAGEAAVYLREFSPEEVSRRLSELATDPGLRRRLVEAGHQQVKRFTWKETARRTEQVYLSAIDGTPEVSLRQKQALSTLFARSLDAEERARAAEQRVHELEEKLALASLPGFGLVEPLVKALARRKAKRD; this is encoded by the coding sequence GTGAAGCCCGGAGGTCCGGGCGTGCGCCAGGCGGATGTCGTCATCCCCATCTACGCGGACGCCGCGCTCACCCGCTCGTGCATCGAGTCGGTGCTGCGCCACACGGGCGAGGCGCTCGGCACGCTCATCCTCGTCAATGACTGCTCTCCGGACCCGGAGATGGCGCCCATGCTGCGCGAGCTGCGCGAGCGCCATCCCGGGGTGGTGCTGCTGGAGAACGAACAGAATCAGGGCTTCGTCGGCTCGGCCAACCGCGGCATGGCGGTGCGCACCCGGGACGTGGTGCTGCTCAACAGCGACACGCAGGTGACCAGCGGCTGGCTGACGGAGCTGCTGGAGGTGGCCTACAGCAGCGATCGCATCGCCGCGGTGGTGCCGCTGTCGAACAACGCCACCATTTGCTCGGTGCCCGCCTTCTTCGGCGAGACGAAGAGGGAGGTGCTGCGGGACCAGGAGCTGCGGTTGGAGGAGCTGCGGCCCCGGTTCAGCGAGCTCCCCACCGGCGTGGGCTTCTGCCTGCTGCTCAAGGACGTGGTCCTGAACATGCTGGGCGGGCTGGATCCGGTGTACGGCCGTGGGTACAACGAGGAGAACGACTGGTGCCTGCGCGCGCAGCGCAGCGGGATGATGGTGGTCCGCGCGAACCGGGCGCTCGTCTACCACCTGGGCTCGGTGTCCTTTGGTGAGGAGCGCAATGAGCTGGAGCGGCGCAATGCCCGCATCCTGCTCGGGCGCTACCCGCACTACACGCGGCAGGTGGGCGACTTCAGTGGCACGTTGGAGGCCCAGGTGGCCGCGCACTACGTGAAGCGCCGGCTGGGCAAGGTGTCCGTGTGCATCGACGGGCGCCACATCCTCGGCGTCCGGGTGAACGGCACCGGCATCTACGCGGCCGAGCTGGTCAAGGCCCTCGCCGCGCACACGTCGTTGGAGCTGTCGGCGAGCGTGCGCACGGACGAGCAACGCGAGCTCTTCCGCTCCCTGGACATCCCGCTGGTGGAGGGAGAGAAGCTGCCGCCCGGCACGCAGGTGCTGCACCGGCCGGCGCAGGTGTTCCATCCCGAGGAGATGCGCTTCCTGCTGGAGGCCCCGGCCCACTCGGTCATCACCTACCAGGATCTGATCGCCTACCGGGCCAGCACGGCCCATCCCAACTACGACATCTACCGGAACTACCGGGCGCTCTCGTTCGCCTTGCTGCACGCGGCGCAGGCGGTGATCGCCATCTCGGAGCACAACCGCCAGGAGCTCCTCTCCGAGTTCCACCTCCCGCCGGAGCGCGTCCACGTCGTGTACCACGGGGTGGACGCGGAGACCTTCCGGGCGCGCGACGAGCAGGGCAACCGCCGGGTGCTGGAGTCGCGTGGCCTCCACGGGCCCTTCTTCCTGTACGCCGGCAGCGATCACACCCACAAGAACCTGCGGCTGCTGGTGGAGGGCTACCAGATGTTCCGGGCGCGGTGGCGGGGCCAGACGCCTCCGCCGTCGCTCGTCTTCATGGGGCCGTGCTCGCAGGTGAAGGGCGCGCTCTACCGGGAGACCACCTGGCCGGAGGGCGTGGTGTACCTGGGGCTGTTGCCCGCGTCCGAGGTGCGTGTCTTCTTCCAGGAGGCCCTCGCCTACGTCTACCCCACCACCTACGAGGGCTTCGGCCTGCCGGTGCTCGAGGCCATGGCGGCGGGGACGCCGGTGCTCTGCTCCAGTCTCACCTCGGTGCCCGAGGTCGCGGGCGAGGCGGCGGTGTACCTGCGGGAGTTCTCTCCCGAGGAAGTCTCGCGGCGGCTGTCGGAGCTGGCCACGGACCCGGGGCTGCGGCGGCGGCTGGTGGAGGCGGGCCACCAGCAGGTGAAGCGCTTCACCTGGAAGGAGACGGCCCGGCGCACGGAGCAGGTGTACCTGTCGGCCATCGACGGCACGCCGGAGGTGTCCCTGCGCCAGAAGCAGGCGCTCTCCACGCTCTTCGCGCGCTCCCTGGACGCGGAGGAGCGGGCCCGGGCGGCCGAGCAGCGCGTGCACGAACTGGAGGAGAAGCTCGCGCTGGCCTCGCTGCCGGGTTTCGGCCTGGTGGAGCCGCTGGTGAAGGCCCTGGCCCGGCGCAAGGCGAAGCGCGACTAG
- a CDS encoding glycosyltransferase family 2 protein yields the protein MPWLAPLRGLADVGLPGVPASHRHGVRGRLVTTAKQWVLGGLAPLQRELLAAQGRFNAALVEGLEEFPRLRELPLRTQLRELAEQATRLGLGPGAAPVAALRLSGRQVIERQRDWNRAAIELLLEASEAWPMGTEPLLARCEALAGRADVVGEFLAGPHDRVLHPLWRELMRRQVAFNHGFVQAVRRWMGGARPMLMMPAPEVYEAWWRAREPGEMAAANAALAGLERRPTISLVTPAYETPVRMLRACIESVLAQSYGDWQLCIVDDGSPGRGVERTVREYARRDSRIVFKRMPRNEGIARTTNAALALASGELIGFLDHDDTLAPHALAEVALHLEAHPETDVLYSDEDKLDEQGRRYAPYLKPGPSPELLRALNYVCHFLVVRATLLREVGGIRPGFEGAQDHDLVLRLLERTPRFARIPRVLYHWRTHPGSTAHDASAKPAASEAGRRAVEEHLHRLGVAGTVETASPGIYRVRYAVPDTPRLSVLLAGPGAPAEAELRTLLSRIDWPDWELIAVCEPDSARALEALAATEPRLRLCSPQGAHGLAARCNRAAREATGALLLFLEPGLEPAGSGWLEELASQALRPDVGVVGGTVLRNDAHLECAGFFLEPSGHVAPAFAGLPDPALTAFGGTHWPRNLLAVSGACLMVRRELFVEHGGFDEGFSEAGADADFCLRVYRTGRHILGTPHARLVRHVGGGFTPLPEQDRDRLRARAAELLVTGDPFFNPNAEGVLPGMSREGMRPLRAGGSLE from the coding sequence ATGCCCTGGCTTGCGCCCTTGCGCGGGCTGGCGGACGTGGGTCTCCCGGGGGTGCCTGCCTCGCATCGTCATGGCGTCCGGGGCCGGCTCGTCACCACGGCCAAGCAGTGGGTGCTCGGTGGCCTGGCTCCGCTCCAGCGCGAGCTGCTGGCCGCCCAGGGACGCTTCAACGCTGCACTGGTGGAGGGGCTGGAGGAATTCCCCCGCCTGCGCGAGCTTCCCCTGCGCACCCAGCTGCGGGAGCTCGCCGAACAGGCCACCCGCCTGGGGCTCGGACCCGGTGCCGCCCCCGTCGCCGCGCTCCGCCTCTCCGGCAGGCAGGTCATCGAGCGTCAGCGCGATTGGAACCGCGCCGCCATCGAGCTGCTGCTCGAGGCTTCCGAGGCGTGGCCGATGGGGACGGAGCCGCTGCTCGCGCGGTGCGAGGCCCTGGCGGGCCGGGCCGATGTGGTCGGGGAGTTCCTCGCCGGGCCCCATGACCGTGTCCTGCATCCGCTGTGGCGGGAGTTGATGCGCCGTCAGGTGGCCTTCAACCACGGCTTCGTCCAGGCGGTGCGCCGGTGGATGGGCGGCGCGCGGCCGATGCTGATGATGCCCGCGCCCGAGGTCTACGAGGCCTGGTGGCGGGCGCGCGAGCCCGGGGAGATGGCGGCGGCGAACGCGGCACTCGCCGGGCTCGAGCGGCGCCCGACCATCAGCCTGGTGACGCCCGCCTATGAGACGCCCGTGCGCATGTTGCGCGCGTGCATCGAGTCCGTGCTGGCCCAGTCGTACGGGGATTGGCAGCTGTGCATCGTGGACGACGGCTCGCCCGGCCGTGGGGTGGAGCGGACGGTGCGGGAGTACGCGCGGAGGGACTCGCGCATCGTGTTCAAACGCATGCCGCGCAACGAGGGCATCGCGCGGACCACCAACGCGGCCCTCGCCCTGGCGAGCGGCGAGCTCATCGGCTTCCTCGACCACGACGATACGCTGGCGCCGCACGCGCTCGCCGAGGTGGCGCTCCACCTGGAGGCGCACCCCGAAACGGACGTCCTCTACTCGGACGAGGACAAGCTGGACGAGCAGGGGCGGCGGTACGCGCCCTACCTCAAGCCCGGGCCGTCACCGGAGCTGCTGCGGGCGCTCAACTACGTGTGCCACTTCCTGGTGGTGCGCGCGACGCTGCTGCGCGAGGTGGGGGGCATCCGTCCGGGTTTCGAGGGCGCGCAGGACCACGATCTGGTGCTGCGCCTGCTCGAGCGCACGCCGCGCTTCGCCCGCATCCCCCGGGTGCTGTACCACTGGCGCACCCACCCCGGCTCCACCGCGCACGACGCGAGCGCCAAGCCCGCGGCCTCCGAGGCCGGACGCCGGGCCGTGGAGGAGCACCTGCACCGGCTCGGCGTGGCGGGAACGGTGGAGACGGCCTCTCCAGGCATCTATCGCGTCCGCTACGCGGTGCCGGACACGCCACGGCTCTCGGTGCTCCTCGCCGGGCCCGGTGCACCGGCCGAGGCGGAGCTGCGCACGCTGCTGTCGCGCATCGACTGGCCGGACTGGGAGCTTATCGCCGTATGCGAGCCGGACAGCGCCCGGGCCCTGGAGGCGTTGGCGGCCACGGAGCCGCGGCTTCGGCTCTGCTCGCCGCAGGGGGCGCACGGACTGGCGGCCCGGTGCAACCGCGCGGCGCGGGAGGCCACGGGCGCTCTGCTGCTCTTCCTGGAGCCGGGGCTGGAGCCCGCCGGGTCTGGCTGGCTCGAGGAGCTGGCCTCGCAGGCGCTCCGTCCGGACGTGGGCGTCGTGGGCGGCACCGTGCTGCGCAATGACGCCCACCTGGAGTGCGCGGGCTTCTTCCTCGAGCCGAGCGGGCACGTGGCGCCGGCCTTCGCTGGACTGCCGGACCCCGCGCTCACCGCTTTCGGTGGCACCCATTGGCCCCGCAACCTGCTGGCGGTGTCCGGCGCGTGCCTCATGGTGCGCCGCGAGCTCTTCGTGGAGCACGGTGGTTTCGACGAGGGCTTCTCGGAAGCGGGCGCCGATGCCGACTTCTGCCTCCGGGTGTACCGGACGGGAAGGCACATCCTCGGCACGCCCCATGCGCGGCTGGTGCGGCACGTGGGCGGTGGTTTCACGCCGCTCCCGGAGCAGGACAGGGACCGGCTGCGTGCGCGCGCGGCGGAGTTGCTCGTGACGGGAGATCCCTTCTTCAATCCCAACGCCGAGGGAGTCCTTCCGGGTATGTCCAGGGAGGGGATGCGCCCCCTGCGGGCCGGGGGCTCCCTGGAGTGA
- a CDS encoding prolyl oligopeptidase family serine peptidase: MKSLDRPLVFPTARRDPESGYTLHGRRFDDPYAWLERLDSPETQAWLAAQEAVTHSVLRAVPGREALRASVARSARYARRSPPIPAGPHGREFLWQADASDDKLKLMLRRREGAPLETVLDPNTWAGNEALVFAVPSPDGARVAFGKAVGSTHDALIHVLDVETGRLLPDRPRGTSHASLAWRPDSSGFFYAACPEPGEVPAGDEAHWNAIYEHRLGSGTPARRVFGDDQVKEYWCSVKVSECRRFAVLSKWDYVHANAVFLLRLADDVLVPVAPAMRSLNQVQVIGDSLLIQTDLDAPRGRLCVASLTAPTEWRTLIPEGPDTLQTVAGVGGRLYAVYSHAASHRVRIHAEDGTYLRDLVLPALGSVNRNEGEGIVSGISGAWSGGEVWVSFMSYVQAPSVYRYDYAADRLVPYHVPDVGLDASQYVTEQVWYESLDGTRVSMFLVHREDVPRDGRQPVRLSGYGGFNISVEPRFTALQAAWLKLGGVLAFANVRGGGEYGRAWHEAAIKTRRQNAFDDYIAAARWLVSAGYTTPARLASRGNSNGGLLVAVTALQAPEAFGAVFCRAPTLDMLRFPSFGFMSSAIVEYGSPEDPIEGAYLAGYSPYHNVRADRPYPVMTFVPALNDRTAPPHDPLKMVARLQAEGTRGGPYFLLPLRDSGHGGGTTLTALIEQDVDELSFYCQALDVAPSETAR; the protein is encoded by the coding sequence ATGAAGAGCCTGGACCGGCCCCTGGTGTTTCCCACTGCGCGACGCGATCCGGAGAGCGGCTACACGCTGCACGGCAGGCGGTTCGATGATCCCTACGCCTGGCTGGAGCGGCTCGACTCCCCGGAGACCCAGGCGTGGCTCGCGGCGCAAGAAGCCGTCACGCACAGCGTGCTGCGCGCGGTGCCAGGCCGCGAGGCGCTGCGGGCATCGGTCGCTCGCTCAGCGCGGTATGCACGGCGCTCGCCGCCGATTCCTGCCGGGCCGCACGGACGCGAGTTCCTCTGGCAGGCGGATGCCAGCGACGACAAGCTCAAACTCATGCTCCGGCGCCGAGAGGGGGCGCCGCTCGAGACCGTGCTCGACCCCAACACGTGGGCGGGCAACGAGGCCCTGGTGTTCGCCGTCCCCTCACCCGACGGTGCGAGGGTCGCGTTCGGCAAGGCCGTGGGCAGCACCCATGACGCGCTCATCCACGTGCTCGACGTCGAGACGGGGCGGCTGCTGCCCGACCGGCCCCGTGGGACGAGCCACGCGTCCCTGGCCTGGCGGCCCGACTCCTCCGGGTTCTTCTATGCGGCGTGTCCCGAGCCGGGCGAGGTGCCCGCGGGCGACGAGGCGCACTGGAACGCCATCTACGAGCATCGGCTCGGCTCGGGCACGCCGGCCCGCCGTGTCTTCGGCGACGACCAGGTGAAGGAGTACTGGTGCTCCGTCAAGGTCAGCGAGTGCCGCCGCTTCGCCGTGCTCTCCAAGTGGGACTATGTGCACGCCAACGCCGTGTTCCTTCTGCGCCTCGCCGATGACGTGCTCGTGCCGGTGGCTCCCGCCATGCGGTCCCTCAACCAGGTGCAGGTGATTGGCGACTCACTGCTCATCCAGACCGACCTCGACGCGCCGCGCGGCCGGCTCTGCGTCGCGTCGCTGACGGCACCCACGGAGTGGCGGACGCTCATTCCCGAGGGCCCGGACACGCTGCAGACGGTCGCGGGTGTCGGCGGCCGGCTCTACGCCGTCTACTCGCATGCGGCGTCACATCGCGTGCGCATCCACGCCGAGGATGGCACGTACCTCCGCGACCTCGTGCTGCCAGCCCTCGGCTCCGTGAATCGCAACGAGGGGGAAGGCATCGTCAGCGGCATCAGCGGGGCCTGGAGCGGCGGCGAGGTGTGGGTGAGCTTCATGTCCTACGTGCAGGCACCCTCGGTCTATCGGTACGACTACGCGGCGGACCGTCTGGTGCCGTACCACGTCCCCGATGTCGGGCTCGACGCCTCCCAGTATGTGACGGAGCAGGTCTGGTACGAGTCGCTCGACGGGACGCGGGTGTCGATGTTCCTCGTCCACCGCGAGGACGTGCCTCGTGACGGGCGCCAGCCCGTGCGTCTGAGCGGCTACGGTGGCTTCAACATCTCGGTGGAGCCGCGCTTCACGGCGCTCCAGGCCGCCTGGCTGAAGCTGGGTGGCGTGCTCGCCTTCGCCAATGTGCGAGGCGGTGGCGAGTACGGCCGCGCCTGGCACGAGGCGGCCATCAAGACGCGGCGGCAGAACGCCTTCGACGACTACATCGCGGCGGCGCGGTGGCTCGTCTCGGCGGGCTACACGACGCCTGCCCGGCTCGCCTCGCGCGGCAACAGCAACGGGGGGCTGCTCGTCGCCGTCACCGCCCTGCAGGCGCCCGAGGCCTTCGGCGCCGTCTTCTGCCGCGCGCCCACGCTCGACATGCTGCGCTTTCCGAGCTTCGGCTTCATGAGCTCGGCCATCGTCGAATACGGCTCGCCCGAGGACCCCATCGAGGGCGCGTATCTCGCCGGCTACTCGCCGTACCACAACGTCCGAGCCGATCGCCCTTACCCCGTGATGACCTTCGTACCGGCGCTGAACGACCGGACCGCGCCGCCGCATGATCCCCTCAAGATGGTCGCCAGGCTCCAGGCGGAAGGCACGCGGGGCGGACCCTATTTCCTGCTCCCGCTCCGGGACTCGGGACATGGCGGCGGCACCACGCTGACGGCCCTCATCGAGCAAGACGTCGACGAGCTGAGCTTCTACTGCCAGGCGCTCGACGTCGCCCCCTCGGAGACCGCACGGTAA
- a CDS encoding DUF6289 family protein codes for MKKLFLGCVLAVPALVGLANLMYAPKAEASPAEHCEWEYYSDATYSNHVGWSVLTCSGRSYSGGTATPYYQVMCSPC; via the coding sequence ATGAAGAAGCTCTTCCTGGGTTGTGTGCTGGCGGTTCCCGCGCTGGTCGGCCTCGCGAACCTCATGTACGCCCCGAAGGCCGAGGCAAGCCCCGCCGAGCATTGCGAGTGGGAGTACTACTCGGACGCCACCTATTCCAACCATGTGGGCTGGAGCGTCCTGACCTGCAGCGGAAGATCGTACTCGGGGGGCACGGCGACCCCGTACTACCAGGTGATGTGCAGCCCCTGCTGA
- a CDS encoding trypsin-like peptidase domain-containing protein, whose protein sequence is MSIELKERLTDAWERAFPEPLSLGARVAGGFFVAYAVLSAASAWLLVPEAAKGLRVGLFAAALVDALLGLALLAGRERAHRSAALRLGLGTLGLCFLARGEPVLLGSQVLLASGFLLLLLGEPDRRRGTAGVLVLLLLLVPLATHVAAPYTQSTPLAELLLELRGGLEPGQVTAARGAGQPSYKLTFPGTGWRQARHEVLQRWPPGVDRAWILPSADATVFVESVYIPAAATVDLDAIVERLQAEGGKTGDVQVEVVDSVALDGPFDAARRLHLREKGSRKRMESLTTLWVRGDHVFELTALAPSHRFPALREQLAGILDSFSFQPRRTALPQETLDHVRQATVMVVTPQGSGTGFIFHSDKGISHILTNDHVVRDRQGHTFGVVDVVVQDAEGRRTLRKMAPVDREQADPRLDLAVLKLQHLEKEKLPVLQLRHSESMRGQAPVVAVGYPFGEALAAGAAYPAATVNGGWVFPQVPELRAKGRLAVDVGINPGNSGGPVVDTEGRVVGVAVAHRRGSETSYVISTETVEKYLERQYPRLAVPFEDPPAVSPSSESDEAAEEHLSGTLEMRARAATVLVRSGARSTAGVVVGKSEERFLVLASTEVLSRDWKPGRALPPVTVRARPAHPDSPTQPTEVLLASAQVLLLAVALEAEAVQPLELADAGELRTGEALSVLGFKMNREERLPQVNPAARLETGVLAGLQHDEEDALEFLQLDLGINHSQTGGPVFDMSGALVGLAVARVPGTNISLTLSGEELREFMRGGIRDAAWKLVRDFSGRCAVQARVVVENPLGSLESVSLRLGADEPRWKNREVRHLPAMGTVVAKAAVEDEPVVELLAEVPCTDSPRRLQLEVHDAKGSRRTLARLVPVFEGKPQTVFGRTGGTYLTSEMQPELLTFAMEPVKSPPAWGEPCPWSDAERCERECNEGKADSCVRLGRLRLEALRQPEAVQAHERACRLGNVDGCIELGFLVNAQGTRLKTSLATLNELLERECKSHYARACNAKEAARYQALLVEFSNECRRTPASCGKYAGLLLNGPGEVTLGGQKAVGLFSRACDAGTPEACWNAAALVAEGWASGSLESAASSLEKGCLEHGNGATCMYLAQMHARGQGLTRSLLQAGEFAARACKNSEKRGCALLPEFPFE, encoded by the coding sequence TTGTCGATTGAGCTGAAGGAGCGTCTGACGGACGCCTGGGAGCGGGCCTTCCCGGAGCCGCTTTCCCTGGGTGCCCGTGTCGCGGGTGGTTTCTTCGTGGCGTACGCGGTGCTGTCCGCGGCCTCCGCCTGGCTGCTGGTTCCCGAGGCCGCGAAGGGCCTGCGCGTGGGCCTGTTCGCCGCCGCCCTCGTGGATGCCCTGCTGGGGCTGGCGCTGCTCGCCGGCCGCGAGCGGGCGCACCGGTCCGCCGCGTTGCGTCTGGGGCTCGGCACGCTGGGGCTCTGCTTCCTGGCGCGCGGAGAGCCGGTGCTCCTCGGCTCCCAGGTGCTGCTCGCCAGCGGCTTCCTGCTGCTGCTGCTCGGAGAGCCGGACCGGAGGCGAGGCACGGCCGGAGTGCTGGTGCTCCTCCTGCTCCTGGTGCCCCTGGCCACCCATGTGGCCGCCCCGTACACCCAGAGCACTCCGCTGGCCGAGCTGCTGCTCGAGCTGCGGGGAGGGCTCGAGCCCGGCCAGGTCACCGCCGCCCGGGGCGCCGGCCAGCCGTCCTACAAGCTCACCTTCCCCGGCACCGGCTGGCGCCAGGCCCGGCACGAGGTGCTCCAGCGCTGGCCTCCGGGGGTGGACCGCGCCTGGATCCTGCCCTCGGCCGATGCCACCGTGTTCGTCGAGTCCGTGTACATTCCCGCCGCCGCCACCGTGGATCTCGACGCCATCGTCGAGCGGCTCCAAGCGGAGGGCGGGAAGACGGGCGACGTGCAGGTGGAGGTGGTGGACTCGGTGGCGCTGGACGGCCCCTTCGACGCGGCCCGGCGCCTCCATCTGCGCGAGAAGGGCTCGCGCAAGAGGATGGAGTCACTCACCACGCTGTGGGTGCGCGGAGACCACGTCTTCGAGCTCACCGCGCTCGCACCGAGCCACCGCTTCCCGGCCCTGCGCGAGCAACTGGCGGGCATCCTGGACTCCTTCTCCTTCCAGCCGCGCCGGACGGCCCTGCCCCAGGAGACGCTGGACCACGTTCGCCAGGCCACGGTGATGGTGGTGACGCCCCAGGGTAGCGGCACCGGCTTCATCTTCCACAGCGACAAGGGCATCTCGCACATCCTCACCAACGACCACGTCGTCCGGGATCGCCAGGGCCACACCTTCGGAGTCGTCGACGTGGTGGTGCAGGACGCGGAGGGCAGGCGGACCCTGAGGAAGATGGCCCCCGTGGACCGGGAGCAGGCGGATCCCCGGCTCGACCTCGCGGTCTTGAAGCTCCAGCACCTGGAGAAGGAGAAGCTGCCGGTGTTGCAGCTGCGCCACTCGGAGTCGATGCGCGGGCAGGCGCCCGTGGTCGCGGTGGGCTACCCCTTCGGGGAGGCGCTCGCCGCGGGAGCCGCGTACCCCGCGGCCACGGTGAACGGAGGGTGGGTCTTCCCCCAGGTGCCGGAGCTGAGGGCGAAGGGCCGGCTCGCGGTGGACGTGGGCATCAACCCGGGCAACAGCGGTGGGCCGGTGGTGGACACCGAGGGCCGGGTGGTGGGCGTCGCGGTGGCACACCGGCGGGGCTCGGAGACGAGCTACGTCATCTCCACGGAGACGGTGGAGAAGTACCTCGAGCGTCAGTACCCCCGCCTGGCCGTCCCCTTCGAGGATCCCCCCGCGGTCTCGCCTTCTTCCGAAAGCGACGAGGCCGCCGAGGAACACCTGTCCGGGACACTGGAGATGCGTGCCCGCGCGGCGACGGTGCTGGTGCGCTCCGGCGCGCGCTCCACCGCGGGCGTGGTGGTGGGCAAGAGCGAGGAGCGCTTCCTGGTGCTCGCGAGCACCGAGGTGCTGAGCCGGGACTGGAAGCCCGGAAGGGCCCTGCCCCCCGTGACGGTGCGGGCCCGCCCGGCACATCCGGACTCCCCCACCCAGCCCACCGAGGTGTTGCTCGCGAGCGCGCAGGTGCTGCTGCTGGCCGTGGCGCTCGAAGCGGAGGCCGTGCAGCCGCTGGAGCTGGCCGACGCGGGAGAGCTGCGGACGGGCGAGGCCCTGTCCGTGCTGGGTTTCAAGATGAACCGGGAGGAGCGGCTGCCCCAGGTCAACCCCGCCGCGCGCCTGGAGACGGGCGTGTTGGCCGGCCTGCAGCACGACGAGGAGGACGCCCTGGAGTTCCTCCAGCTGGACCTGGGCATCAACCACAGCCAGACGGGAGGGCCCGTCTTCGACATGAGCGGCGCCCTGGTGGGGCTGGCCGTGGCGCGCGTCCCGGGGACGAACATCAGCCTCACGCTCTCGGGCGAGGAGCTTCGCGAGTTCATGCGCGGCGGCATCCGTGACGCGGCGTGGAAGCTGGTGCGCGACTTCTCGGGGCGCTGCGCGGTGCAGGCGCGGGTGGTGGTGGAGAATCCGCTCGGGTCGCTGGAGTCGGTGTCGTTGCGCCTGGGGGCGGACGAGCCGCGGTGGAAGAACCGGGAGGTGCGGCACCTGCCGGCCATGGGCACCGTGGTTGCGAAGGCGGCCGTCGAGGACGAGCCGGTGGTCGAGCTGCTCGCCGAGGTGCCGTGCACGGACTCGCCGCGGCGGCTCCAGCTGGAGGTGCATGACGCGAAGGGCTCGCGCCGGACGCTGGCGCGCCTGGTGCCCGTCTTCGAGGGCAAGCCCCAGACGGTGTTCGGCCGCACGGGCGGGACGTACCTCACCAGTGAGATGCAGCCGGAGCTGTTGACCTTCGCGATGGAGCCGGTGAAGTCCCCTCCGGCCTGGGGCGAGCCCTGCCCGTGGAGTGACGCGGAGCGCTGCGAGCGCGAGTGCAACGAGGGCAAGGCCGACAGCTGCGTGCGGCTGGGGCGTCTGCGGTTGGAAGCGCTCCGGCAGCCCGAGGCCGTGCAGGCGCACGAGCGGGCGTGCCGGCTGGGCAACGTGGACGGCTGCATCGAGCTGGGCTTCCTGGTGAACGCCCAGGGCACCAGGCTGAAGACGTCCCTCGCCACGTTGAACGAGTTGTTGGAGCGCGAGTGCAAGAGCCACTACGCGCGCGCATGCAATGCGAAGGAGGCCGCGCGCTACCAGGCCCTGCTGGTGGAGTTCTCCAATGAATGCCGGAGGACGCCGGCCTCGTGCGGGAAGTACGCGGGGCTGCTGCTGAACGGACCGGGAGAGGTGACGCTCGGTGGGCAGAAGGCCGTGGGCCTGTTCTCCCGGGCCTGCGACGCGGGCACGCCGGAGGCGTGTTGGAACGCGGCGGCGCTCGTGGCCGAGGGCTGGGCCTCCGGCAGCCTCGAGTCCGCCGCCAGCAGCCTGGAGAAGGGCTGCCTCGAGCACGGCAACGGGGCGACGTGCATGTACCTCGCGCAAATGCATGCACGAGGCCAGGGCCTGACCCGGAGTCTCCTCCAGGCGGGGGAGTTCGCCGCGCGGGCCTGCAAGAACTCGGAGAAGCGGGGCTGCGCCCTGCTGCCGGAGTTCCCCTTCGAGTGA
- a CDS encoding tetratricopeptide repeat protein, with protein sequence MGTDLYRDGMARLEAGDVEEGRRLLEEALHEAPGDVKVMHGLALALDLSGERARAVELLEFAHARAPSEPGPACDLAMSLLERGEDARAAQVLAPVLDADSNHPRANLYQAMALAKTDPARARAHVAKVLRNVDPELRREAEALDRVLAEHAPST encoded by the coding sequence GTGGGAACGGACCTTTATCGCGACGGGATGGCCCGGCTGGAAGCGGGAGACGTGGAGGAGGGGCGCCGGCTGCTGGAGGAGGCGCTGCACGAGGCCCCCGGGGACGTGAAGGTGATGCACGGGCTGGCGCTCGCGTTGGATCTGTCGGGAGAGCGAGCCCGGGCGGTGGAGCTGCTGGAGTTCGCGCATGCCCGGGCGCCGTCCGAGCCGGGACCGGCCTGCGACCTGGCCATGTCACTGCTGGAGCGGGGCGAGGACGCACGGGCAGCGCAGGTGCTGGCGCCCGTGCTGGACGCGGATTCCAACCACCCCCGCGCGAACCTCTACCAGGCCATGGCCCTGGCGAAGACGGACCCGGCCCGCGCGCGCGCCCACGTGGCGAAGGTGCTACGGAACGTGGACCCGGAGCTGCGCCGGGAGGCGGAGGCGCTGGACCGCGTGCTGGCGGAGCACGCGCCCTCCACCTGA